From the genome of Candidatus Nitrosocosmicus oleophilus, one region includes:
- a CDS encoding alcohol dehydrogenase, translating into MKSARIVKPHEPLKVQQLDIPKPTGTQVLIRVHSSGVCHSDIHLWDGGYEGLDGQILKTTDRGVKYPLTPGHEIAGTIESLGDQAEGFSKNEKVIVYPWIGEGLCPACRSGEENLCDKPRSLGVYLDGGYSEYVLVPSYKYLIKISDDLDMDAAATLSCSALTAYGAVKNANLKPNDNVVIVGTGGLGLMAIQLARAVTGARIIAMDIDDDKLKTAKDSGANDIINSKKEDPLKAIMKLTNGLGADAVIDFVNASKTVEIDMQFLRRRARVVLVGLFGGELKLGLVSMPTRAYRLIGSYTGTINDLVELVSLAKRGVIRPLISNRFKLDQATQALTMLKEGKIEGRGVINP; encoded by the coding sequence TGGAGTCTGTCATAGTGATATTCATTTGTGGGATGGAGGATATGAAGGCCTTGATGGACAAATCCTTAAAACTACTGATAGAGGAGTAAAATATCCGTTGACTCCAGGTCATGAAATAGCAGGCACTATAGAAAGTCTAGGAGATCAAGCTGAAGGATTTAGCAAAAATGAAAAAGTTATTGTATACCCGTGGATAGGTGAAGGCTTATGTCCTGCTTGTAGAAGTGGCGAGGAAAACCTTTGTGATAAACCAAGATCATTAGGCGTTTATTTAGATGGAGGCTATTCAGAGTATGTATTAGTACCAAGTTACAAATATCTTATAAAAATAAGTGATGATTTGGATATGGATGCCGCTGCGACATTGTCATGTTCTGCACTTACAGCATATGGAGCAGTAAAGAATGCTAATTTAAAACCAAATGACAATGTTGTGATTGTTGGCACAGGAGGATTGGGCTTGATGGCCATACAGCTTGCAAGAGCAGTTACTGGTGCCAGGATAATTGCAATGGATATAGACGACGACAAATTAAAAACTGCCAAGGATAGTGGCGCTAACGATATAATCAATTCTAAAAAAGAGGATCCTTTAAAGGCAATAATGAAATTAACTAACGGCCTGGGGGCTGATGCGGTAATTGATTTTGTCAATGCATCAAAAACCGTAGAGATTGATATGCAATTTCTTAGAAGAAGAGCAAGAGTAGTATTGGTAGGACTATTTGGTGGCGAATTAAAATTGGGTCTAGTAAGTATGCCAACAAGAGCATATCGATTAATTGGATCGTATACTGGAACGATAAATGATTTGGTGGAATTAGTTTCATTAGCTAAAAGAGGAGTAATAAGACCACTAATTTCAAACCGATTTAAACTTGATCAGGCAACACAAGCATTGACGATGTTAAAAGAGGGTAAAATAGAAGGTAGAGGTGTAATAAATCCATGA
- a CDS encoding NAD-dependent succinate-semialdehyde dehydrogenase, with translation MKDSITDSAMEFKTINPATEDVISQYQIMTKDQINDKVKKSKIAFQEWKKDTNKRIDFLHAFANKLRKDKEKLARTATNEMGKAIKEARSEVEKCAWVMEYYADNGQILSTDEIINTDARKTVIKFQPIGVIGSIMPWNFPYWQALRFAAPSLMVGNTIVLKPSSATMQCGIEMENAFNNTGFPEGVFQTLIGNSSIAESLIDSDINAVTFTGSVPIGAKVAQRATSQVKKTVLELGGSDPFIVCGDANIEKASDGAIKGRFINCGQSCIASKRFIVVKDIANEFIEKFVQKTEKLRVDDPLLDDTDLGPLVNSSGLKKIDSQVKASIKEGAEVLTGGKQVGKKGYFYRPTVLKNVKPKMSIAQEEVFGPVAPIIIASDDVEAIRIANDSEYGLGASIWTQDLDKAERLSGAIESGIVSVNNVVASDPRVPFGGVKKSGFGRELSRYGMLEFVNIKSVRFYDQLIHNHHVE, from the coding sequence ATGAAGGATTCTATAACGGATTCAGCGATGGAATTTAAAACAATAAATCCTGCAACAGAAGATGTTATCAGCCAATATCAAATTATGACCAAGGATCAGATAAACGACAAAGTAAAGAAATCCAAAATCGCATTTCAGGAATGGAAAAAAGATACAAACAAAAGAATTGATTTTCTCCATGCTTTTGCTAATAAATTACGAAAGGACAAAGAAAAACTTGCTAGGACGGCCACAAATGAAATGGGAAAGGCAATAAAAGAAGCTAGATCCGAAGTCGAAAAATGTGCTTGGGTAATGGAGTATTATGCAGATAACGGACAGATCCTTTCAACAGATGAAATTATAAATACAGATGCAAGGAAAACTGTAATAAAATTTCAGCCTATTGGAGTAATTGGTAGCATAATGCCATGGAACTTTCCTTACTGGCAAGCATTAAGATTTGCGGCACCTTCACTAATGGTTGGCAATACAATTGTACTAAAACCATCTAGTGCCACCATGCAGTGTGGAATTGAAATGGAAAATGCTTTCAACAATACCGGGTTTCCAGAGGGGGTATTTCAAACCCTAATAGGTAATTCAAGTATCGCAGAGTCACTAATTGATTCGGATATTAACGCTGTAACATTTACAGGAAGTGTTCCTATAGGTGCAAAAGTCGCACAAAGGGCCACATCACAAGTAAAGAAAACGGTTTTAGAGTTGGGAGGAAGTGATCCTTTCATAGTGTGTGGGGATGCGAATATTGAGAAAGCATCTGACGGCGCTATAAAGGGGCGCTTTATAAATTGTGGTCAAAGCTGCATAGCTTCAAAGCGTTTTATTGTAGTAAAAGATATAGCTAACGAGTTCATTGAAAAATTTGTTCAAAAAACTGAAAAACTTAGAGTAGATGATCCTCTATTAGATGATACCGATTTAGGACCTCTTGTAAACTCTAGTGGCCTAAAGAAAATAGATTCTCAGGTTAAAGCCTCCATTAAAGAAGGTGCCGAAGTGCTAACAGGAGGGAAACAAGTAGGAAAAAAGGGATATTTTTACAGACCCACAGTTCTTAAGAATGTTAAACCAAAAATGTCTATAGCTCAGGAAGAAGTATTTGGCCCAGTCGCTCCGATTATCATAGCTAGTGATGATGTGGAAGCCATAAGAATTGCTAATGATTCAGAATATGGTCTTGGAGCAAGTATATGGACTCAGGATTTAGACAAGGCAGAAAGACTTTCAGGTGCTATCGAGTCAGGTATTGTATCTGTTAATAATGTCGTAGCTTCGGATCCTAGAGTTCCATTTGGCGGAGTAAAAAAGAGTGGTTTTGGGAGGGAACTGTCAAGATATGGTATGCTGGAATTTGTAAATATAAAATCAGTCAGGTTCTACGATCAATTAATTCATAACCATCATGTTGAGTGA
- a CDS encoding patatin-like phospholipase family protein, whose protein sequence is MSDNAIENVLILQGGGSLGAFGCGVYKALVKNNINLDLIAGTSIGGINAAIIAGSKSEEHTDQLLENFWVELSEGFVDIDGLSPFFAWNKYMEQMQIFSKYGYYHYFSALSATIAGIRENYSSDRIKTEIKVGQMKSFYSSAVFGNSKMFNPRWASEYALKDPEYFTPQKWTFLYDHLPIIKTLEKYVNYDKLKPEANSKIRLILTAVNVLNSRPLTFDSYKEQITTKHILATSAYPLYNFRWIEVKDGVFAWDGSLLSNTPLREVIAASPKRDKRIYIVENYPKNIDNLPNNMPEVYHRARDIMFSDKTEHNVQMSKVISRYLDYIKELYQIVENNIDKLQIDEKQLKRIRQKYKIYKQEHGAEIKEIYHVKREEPYPHMSENADFSPQTIKNAIKEGEEKTNEIIKNKK, encoded by the coding sequence ATGTCTGATAATGCTATCGAAAATGTATTAATTCTTCAAGGTGGTGGTTCTTTGGGTGCATTCGGATGTGGTGTCTATAAAGCTCTTGTAAAAAATAACATCAATTTGGATTTGATCGCGGGTACTTCCATTGGAGGTATAAATGCTGCAATAATAGCAGGAAGTAAAAGTGAAGAACACACTGATCAACTCCTCGAGAATTTTTGGGTAGAACTATCTGAAGGCTTTGTAGATATCGATGGTCTTTCACCATTTTTTGCTTGGAACAAGTATATGGAACAAATGCAAATATTTTCTAAATATGGATATTATCACTATTTTTCAGCTTTATCAGCAACAATAGCAGGAATAAGAGAAAACTACTCTTCAGATAGAATTAAGACGGAGATAAAAGTAGGACAAATGAAGTCCTTTTACAGTTCTGCCGTTTTTGGAAATAGTAAAATGTTTAACCCTAGATGGGCATCAGAATATGCTTTGAAGGATCCAGAATATTTTACACCACAAAAATGGACTTTCTTATATGACCACTTGCCTATAATAAAAACTCTAGAAAAGTACGTCAATTATGACAAACTAAAACCAGAAGCAAATTCTAAGATCCGCTTAATTTTAACTGCTGTAAATGTTCTAAATTCACGCCCTTTAACATTTGATAGTTATAAAGAGCAAATAACTACTAAACATATCCTTGCAACTTCTGCTTATCCACTATATAATTTTCGTTGGATAGAAGTAAAAGACGGAGTCTTTGCATGGGATGGTAGTCTACTTAGTAATACTCCATTAAGAGAAGTTATAGCAGCTTCACCAAAAAGAGATAAAAGAATATACATCGTAGAAAATTATCCAAAGAACATAGACAATCTGCCAAATAATATGCCCGAAGTTTATCACAGAGCTAGAGATATTATGTTTTCAGATAAAACAGAACACAATGTACAAATGTCAAAGGTGATATCAAGGTATTTAGATTATATTAAAGAACTTTATCAAATAGTAGAAAATAATATTGATAAATTACAGATTGATGAAAAACAACTCAAGAGAATCCGTCAAAAATATAAAATATACAAACAAGAGCATGGAGCGGAAATCAAAGAAATTTATCATGTAAAACGTGAGGAGCCATACCCTCATATGTCTGAAAATGCAGATTTTTCGCCGCAGACAATCAAGAATGCTATAAAGGAAGGAGAAGAAAAAACAAACGAAATCATAAAAAATAAGAAATAA
- a CDS encoding Rieske 2Fe-2S domain-containing protein, giving the protein MNEGFIRVADTKDIPPSQMKEVQVDGESVCIANVDGKYYAINNICTHEGGPLADGTLDGYEVECPWHNSKFDVRTGEVTSPPANEPEPAYEVKIEDNNILVKIRGKTKSSPLPELELLEKIRVEGTDVMSFKFSKQDNQVQKSQTTLLSDYTTGQFAFFDIGGVDNDPKGPIRHFTISSSPTEDFIMFTTRMRDSPYKKRLSTLEVGAKVKVRGPEGQFVLHDDHSKPAVFLSGGIGVTPFRSMIKYATDKQLPLKIVLFDSNRDPVNILFKKEFDEWTKLNKNLKIIYTVSEDKHDDNQSITTANDWKGEYGRINKAMILKYLDNSLLNNSIFYICGPPSMLKAMQSLLQEELKISEQRIKVEEFTGY; this is encoded by the coding sequence GTGAACGAAGGTTTCATTAGAGTTGCTGATACTAAAGACATACCGCCATCACAAATGAAAGAAGTTCAAGTTGACGGTGAAAGTGTATGTATTGCTAATGTTGACGGAAAATACTACGCGATTAATAATATTTGTACTCATGAAGGTGGGCCTCTAGCAGATGGCACTCTTGATGGATATGAAGTCGAATGTCCTTGGCATAATTCAAAATTTGATGTAAGAACAGGAGAGGTAACAAGCCCACCAGCAAATGAACCAGAACCAGCGTATGAAGTAAAAATAGAAGATAACAACATACTGGTTAAGATACGAGGTAAAACTAAATCATCGCCCCTACCTGAGCTAGAATTATTAGAAAAAATAAGAGTGGAGGGAACCGATGTAATGTCATTTAAGTTTAGTAAACAAGATAATCAAGTACAAAAGAGCCAGACAACATTACTATCAGACTATACTACAGGTCAATTTGCCTTTTTTGATATAGGTGGTGTCGATAATGATCCTAAAGGTCCAATCAGGCATTTTACCATTTCATCTTCACCAACAGAGGATTTTATAATGTTCACAACAAGGATGAGGGATTCTCCATATAAAAAAAGACTTTCAACGTTAGAGGTTGGGGCCAAAGTCAAGGTTAGGGGTCCTGAAGGACAATTTGTGTTGCATGATGATCATTCTAAACCGGCTGTGTTTCTTTCTGGAGGAATTGGTGTTACGCCATTTAGAAGTATGATAAAATACGCTACAGATAAGCAACTACCCCTGAAAATAGTATTGTTTGATTCAAATAGGGATCCGGTTAACATCCTTTTCAAAAAAGAGTTTGATGAATGGACAAAATTAAACAAAAATCTGAAGATCATCTATACTGTTAGTGAAGACAAACATGATGATAATCAATCAATTACAACAGCAAATGATTGGAAAGGCGAGTATGGGAGAATAAACAAAGCAATGATTTTAAAATACCTCGACAATAGTTTATTAAACAATTCAATATTCTACATTTGCGGTCCTCCAAGTATGTTAAAAGCTATGCAATCCTTATTACAGGAAGAATTAAAAATTTCAGAACAAAGAATAAAGGTGGAAGAGTTTACGGGTTATTGA
- a CDS encoding ring-cleaving dioxygenase, producing the protein MGSEKFDQGVLGIHHVTAIARDPQKNIDFYTGILGLRLVKITVNFDDPTNYHLYYGDELGRPGSIISFFPLEYVQQGWRGTGQVDTISFSIPENAIEYWINRFKDKGISHRGPTKRFNSEQIITFVDHDGVKLELVASKEAENRKINAWNGGPISIEHAVRGLHSITLTLEGYEKTVSLLTDILGFSKIVNEDNRVRFQIDDTVRGEKVQTTVNSAPSIVDIICHPYSHRGTSGPGTVHHVAWRTSTNENQAEIRNRIVKFGLNVTPVINRVYFNSIYFREPGDVLFEIATDTPGFLVDQESAELGNKLVLPKWLEPKRIYIEKTLPSLKIPSKGNMGPETK; encoded by the coding sequence ATGGGTTCAGAAAAGTTTGATCAAGGCGTACTGGGAATACACCATGTTACGGCCATTGCCCGTGATCCTCAGAAGAATATTGACTTTTATACAGGTATTTTGGGATTAAGATTAGTAAAGATAACAGTAAATTTTGATGATCCTACAAACTATCACTTGTATTATGGTGATGAGTTAGGTAGGCCCGGAAGCATTATTTCATTTTTTCCGTTGGAATATGTACAACAAGGATGGAGAGGTACGGGACAGGTTGATACGATATCATTTTCGATTCCCGAAAATGCAATAGAATATTGGATTAACAGATTTAAAGATAAAGGAATATCTCATAGAGGACCTACAAAACGATTTAACAGCGAGCAAATCATAACATTTGTTGATCACGATGGAGTAAAACTAGAGCTGGTGGCAAGTAAAGAAGCAGAAAATAGAAAAATAAATGCATGGAATGGGGGTCCCATATCAATAGAGCACGCTGTTAGGGGTTTACATTCAATTACTCTTACTCTAGAAGGATATGAAAAAACAGTTTCTCTTTTAACTGATATACTGGGATTCTCTAAAATAGTAAATGAGGATAATAGAGTTCGTTTTCAGATTGATGATACTGTTAGAGGAGAAAAAGTTCAAACTACGGTTAATTCTGCTCCTTCAATAGTGGATATAATATGTCACCCATATAGTCATCGAGGAACAAGTGGTCCTGGTACCGTTCATCACGTTGCATGGCGAACTTCTACAAACGAAAATCAAGCTGAAATACGTAATCGAATAGTTAAATTTGGATTGAATGTTACCCCTGTTATTAATAGGGTCTACTTTAATTCTATTTATTTTCGAGAACCAGGAGATGTATTATTTGAAATAGCAACCGATACACCTGGCTTTCTAGTTGACCAAGAATCTGCGGAATTGGGAAATAAACTTGTATTACCAAAATGGTTGGAACCTAAAAGGATTTACATCGAAAAGACATTGCCTTCACTTAAAATACCCTCTAAAGGAAATATGGGGCCTGAAACGAAATAA
- a CDS encoding NADPH-dependent FMN reductase, producing MSRFKCYMNNQRLKIAIVIGSTRPGRNGEAVSRWVYEMANSRGDAEYEMVDIKDYSLPLLDEPIPPSMGQYSKEHTKIWSAKIDSFDAYVFVTPEYNHGIPGALKNAIDFLFKEWNNKVAGFVSYGSAGGVRAVEQLRLVMAEVKVATVRAQVQLSIYTDFENFSIFKPHNIHEKSINTMLDELVTWAGAMKSLRSS from the coding sequence ATGTCGCGGTTTAAATGCTATATGAATAACCAAAGACTAAAGATTGCCATTGTCATTGGCAGTACGAGGCCTGGACGTAACGGTGAAGCGGTAAGTCGATGGGTATATGAGATGGCAAACAGCCGAGGAGACGCCGAATATGAGATGGTGGATATTAAAGACTACAGCCTCCCATTACTGGATGAACCGATTCCACCTTCTATGGGTCAGTATTCTAAGGAGCATACTAAGATTTGGTCTGCAAAAATCGACTCTTTCGATGCATATGTGTTTGTGACACCAGAATATAACCATGGAATCCCCGGTGCATTAAAAAATGCTATTGATTTTCTCTTCAAAGAATGGAATAACAAAGTTGCTGGATTTGTTAGTTATGGTAGCGCTGGAGGTGTACGTGCAGTCGAACAATTGCGTTTGGTTATGGCAGAGGTTAAGGTTGCTACTGTTCGAGCTCAAGTGCAGTTATCTATATATACGGATTTTGAAAACTTTTCAATATTTAAACCTCATAATATTCATGAGAAATCGATTAACACTATGCTAGACGAGTTGGTTACTTGGGCGGGCGCTATGAAGTCCCTTCGCTCAAGTTAG
- a CDS encoding glucose/sorbosone family PQQ-dependent dehydrogenase produces MFIHKDSKFNSTRYIVTVTLFGLILLSVVPATFSGFSINTTITATNIVQTVLAQGEDPFPLTNNETLTPAQQQAREQLLNEQGFSVNVIARNLSAPLNLLYGPDDTLWITERVGKDILRVDPTNGTKLSTMPIPNANQSKGQDGVLGMAFDPNFNSTHHIYVAYTYEKTSDEGAAPELKTKITRFTYDPTTNNISEPLDLISGLSGSSDHNSGRMTFGPDGKLYYTIGDQGKNQLALACLNNMAQHLPTVEEVAAKNWSTYEGKVLRMNPDGSIPEDNPAINGIQSHIYTYGHRNAQGIAIGPTGDIYISEHGDNSDDEVNRLVAGGNYGWPYVSGYIDDKAYQYYNWSAAKNCPELKFNDVAPAPVGVTVKSESEFNATNFVPPIQTFYTVDKGFNFTEAGKSCGEMTSTCYPTVAPSSLRLYTSDTIPGWENNLLMTTLKGGKIIKMTLDDNGTAVKGKPQDLFRSENRYRDIAFSPDGSTIYVITDPAGPVQAMKDGPITPTTTLWSPGALIAFNYVGAGNSTLQ; encoded by the coding sequence ATGTTTATCCATAAAGATTCAAAATTTAACTCAACGCGTTATATTGTGACAGTAACATTGTTTGGACTAATACTTTTATCAGTAGTTCCAGCAACGTTTAGTGGGTTTTCTATTAATACTACTATCACGGCCACCAATATTGTCCAAACAGTATTGGCACAAGGAGAAGATCCATTTCCTTTAACAAATAATGAAACCTTAACACCAGCACAACAACAAGCTCGTGAACAACTTTTGAATGAACAGGGTTTCTCAGTGAATGTGATAGCAAGAAATCTTAGCGCTCCTCTAAACCTTCTTTATGGTCCTGATGATACGCTCTGGATCACAGAACGAGTAGGAAAGGACATTTTACGAGTAGATCCCACTAATGGTACAAAGCTTAGCACGATGCCTATCCCTAACGCGAACCAATCTAAAGGCCAGGATGGAGTTCTAGGAATGGCATTTGACCCCAACTTCAATAGCACACACCATATTTACGTAGCCTATACATATGAAAAAACATCTGATGAAGGAGCAGCGCCTGAGCTCAAAACCAAAATTACTCGATTCACTTACGATCCAACTACGAACAATATTAGCGAGCCGCTAGACCTAATTAGTGGTTTATCAGGAAGCAGTGATCATAACTCTGGACGTATGACATTCGGACCTGATGGCAAACTATACTATACCATAGGTGATCAGGGCAAAAACCAGTTGGCTTTAGCATGTCTGAATAACATGGCGCAACACCTTCCAACAGTTGAAGAGGTGGCAGCCAAGAACTGGAGTACATATGAAGGTAAAGTACTTCGTATGAATCCAGATGGTTCAATTCCCGAAGATAATCCTGCTATTAATGGAATCCAAAGCCACATCTACACCTATGGTCATCGTAACGCTCAAGGTATAGCAATAGGTCCTACTGGCGATATCTACATTTCGGAGCATGGCGATAATTCTGATGATGAAGTGAACCGCCTTGTAGCAGGTGGAAACTATGGATGGCCTTATGTCTCAGGCTATATTGACGACAAAGCGTATCAGTATTACAACTGGTCTGCAGCAAAGAATTGTCCAGAATTAAAATTTAACGATGTAGCACCTGCCCCTGTTGGTGTGACTGTAAAAAGTGAAAGTGAATTCAATGCAACAAATTTCGTCCCTCCAATACAAACGTTTTACACAGTAGATAAAGGCTTTAACTTTACAGAGGCAGGCAAGTCATGCGGAGAGATGACCTCTACGTGTTATCCAACCGTTGCACCATCGAGTTTACGTCTTTATACATCCGACACTATTCCCGGATGGGAGAATAACTTGTTAATGACTACATTGAAGGGAGGAAAGATCATCAAAATGACACTGGACGACAACGGCACAGCAGTCAAAGGTAAACCTCAAGATCTTTTCCGCTCTGAGAACCGCTATCGAGATATTGCTTTTAGTCCAGACGGAAGTACCATTTACGTAATTACAGACCCGGCAGGCCCTGTGCAAGCCATGAAAGATGGTCCAATTACACCTACCACAACTTTGTGGAGCCCTGGTGCGCTTATAGCATTCAATTATGTGGGAGCAGGCAACTCGACTTTACAATAG
- a CDS encoding SLC13 family permease — protein MISRNLITRIGLFLGPFLFIIVIFLPLPQIDELSIEARVVLAATLWMAVWWITETVPIYVTALLPLIIFPSLHVTSFTETSFNYADPIIFLFLGGFLLAKAVEKSNLHKRFAFNILNLFGTNPKYIVAAFMLVTWLLGAWMSNTATAILMLPIALAVISLLDNVERHSKFVVCLLLSVAYSASIGGVTTLIGTPPNAIFASLANSIAGVDVTFSQWLLLGLPIGGISLFVVWLYMIRFGSKITDINSDVIGDKNVIRKKLGELGHISRDEKLVAIVFILTAAAWITRGLIWKDILPVVDDSMIAIASAILLFLIPSTSSSSSSSSGKENLKGSKLEHPSNIMNRMSSNGNQDNDNHKNNKNNAISNTSSRLLDWNTAVTIPWGVLILIGGGLALANGFTSTGLGDWIAGQLSFLGGANYIIIILVLVTLAILPTEMISNTATAALLLPISASLATSMGINPVLFMAPVAIATSYGFIMPVGTPPNAIVYSSGYISMAKMARAGIPLDFISIVMVTILTTILVPLVF, from the coding sequence ATGATTTCGCGTAATCTTATCACAAGAATCGGGTTATTTTTGGGCCCATTTTTGTTCATAATTGTAATCTTTCTTCCATTACCACAAATAGACGAGTTATCAATTGAAGCTAGGGTGGTTTTGGCAGCAACCCTCTGGATGGCCGTCTGGTGGATTACCGAAACAGTTCCTATTTACGTAACCGCTTTATTGCCTCTAATAATCTTTCCTTCACTTCATGTCACTAGTTTCACAGAAACCTCATTTAATTATGCAGATCCTATTATATTTTTATTTCTAGGTGGATTTCTCCTGGCCAAAGCTGTAGAAAAGTCGAATTTACATAAACGGTTTGCATTTAATATCCTAAATCTATTTGGTACCAACCCAAAATATATTGTCGCGGCGTTCATGCTGGTAACATGGCTTTTAGGGGCATGGATGAGCAATACGGCCACAGCGATATTAATGCTTCCAATAGCGTTAGCAGTGATTTCATTGTTAGACAATGTGGAAAGACATAGCAAGTTTGTTGTGTGTCTATTGCTTTCCGTGGCATACTCTGCAAGTATTGGAGGGGTGACAACACTAATAGGAACCCCACCAAATGCAATATTTGCATCCTTAGCTAACTCCATAGCTGGCGTAGATGTAACGTTTAGTCAATGGCTTCTTCTTGGATTACCAATTGGAGGAATATCCCTTTTTGTAGTATGGCTCTATATGATCAGGTTTGGCTCCAAAATTACAGATATAAATTCAGATGTTATAGGGGACAAGAATGTAATTAGAAAGAAATTAGGAGAACTTGGACATATTAGCAGAGATGAAAAATTAGTTGCAATTGTCTTTATTTTAACAGCTGCCGCATGGATTACTAGAGGGTTGATTTGGAAAGACATCTTACCAGTGGTGGATGATTCTATGATAGCAATTGCTTCAGCCATTTTGCTATTTTTAATTCCATCCACTTCATCTTCATCATCATCATCATCAGGCAAAGAAAATCTCAAAGGATCAAAGTTAGAACACCCATCAAATATCATGAACAGAATGTCCTCTAATGGGAATCAAGATAATGACAACCATAAAAATAACAAAAATAATGCTATTAGTAATACATCTTCTAGACTATTGGATTGGAATACTGCTGTTACTATTCCTTGGGGTGTTCTTATTCTTATAGGTGGAGGATTGGCTCTTGCTAACGGATTTACGTCCACAGGGCTTGGCGACTGGATTGCAGGGCAGTTGAGTTTCCTTGGAGGTGCAAATTACATAATAATCATTCTTGTGCTTGTAACTTTGGCGATACTACCTACTGAGATGATAAGCAATACTGCCACTGCGGCATTGTTACTTCCTATATCGGCCTCACTTGCAACATCGATGGGGATAAATCCCGTATTATTCATGGCACCAGTAGCAATAGCTACTAGTTATGGCTTCATTATGCCCGTTGGAACTCCGCCAAATGCAATTGTCTATTCATCCGGATACATATCTATGGCAAAAATGGCCAGAGCTGGTATCCCACTGGACTTTATATCAATCGTGATGGTAACAATATTGACTACTATATTAGTTCCGCTTGTATTTTGA
- a CDS encoding DNA-methyltransferase produces MKDFIKDDTIDVVVTSPPYNIGLNYNSYKDTLPRKEYLDWIKMVGTEIKRVLKNDGSFFLNIGNRPKDQWLAWDVANTIREDFTLQNVIHWVKSIAINKQDVGNYQNVIDDIAVGHFKPVVSNRFLNDCHEYIFHFTKEGNTALDKLPVRIPYQDKTNIRRWKSTKGDKRDRGNTWFIPYKTIQKRAERPHPSTFPVKLPEMCIRLHGLKQDLVAMDPFLGIGSTAIASNKLGVSFIGFEIDKGYIDEIVIRLNSAIN; encoded by the coding sequence ATGAAGGATTTTATAAAAGACGATACAATAGACGTAGTTGTTACCTCGCCTCCTTATAACATCGGATTAAATTACAATTCCTATAAAGATACACTTCCCAGAAAAGAATACTTGGATTGGATAAAAATGGTCGGAACTGAAATAAAACGAGTTTTAAAAAATGATGGTTCGTTTTTCTTGAACATAGGTAATAGACCCAAAGATCAATGGTTGGCCTGGGATGTGGCTAATACCATTAGAGAAGATTTCACTTTACAAAATGTCATACATTGGGTAAAGTCAATAGCCATCAACAAACAGGATGTCGGAAATTATCAAAATGTAATAGATGATATTGCCGTTGGACATTTCAAACCCGTAGTAAGCAACCGCTTCTTAAACGACTGTCATGAGTATATTTTTCATTTTACGAAGGAAGGAAATACAGCATTAGATAAATTACCAGTTAGAATTCCTTATCAGGACAAGACGAATATCAGAAGATGGAAATCAACAAAAGGGGATAAAAGGGACAGAGGCAATACATGGTTTATACCATATAAAACCATTCAAAAGAGAGCTGAAAGACCTCATCCTTCAACTTTTCCAGTCAAACTACCAGAAATGTGTATACGATTACATGGTCTAAAACAAGATTTGGTAGCAATGGATCCGTTTCTAGGTATCGGTTCAACCGCAATTGCCTCAAATAAACTAGGAGTTTCATTCATTGGATTTGAAATTGATAAAGGATATATAGACGAAATCGTGATAAGATTAAATTCTGCAATCAATTAA